The DNA region tattatttttttaccaattttttgttttccttttttatttaattttttttgtccacGTTTTTGTTTAAGCCATGCTGGtgcatttgatgattttttatttaatgtattttgttcatcatttgtatttgtaacagtatcattattatcatcattagcATTACCATTACCATTACCACTTTTACcaccttcatcatcatcatcattaatattttctttaattgttTCATCACCAAATAATTCAcgcatattttttctaattaatgtTACAGTTACTGTTACAATTGCTTCAGCAGTATAAACTGTtggattatcatcatcaataacttCACTTTGtactttaaaatcaataaatggcATATTACCAAGTACcttcataatattatcatattcatcatcattaaaattacgTAATATTTGACGTCTTTCATCACCTTTAAGTTGTGCTAATTGTtgtaaacttttaattttacgttttttagataaaaaatattttaaatgttcttCTTCAATATGTGGTAATTGTAATAATGGATTTGTAAATTGCCAAAAACCTTGTACAATCATTGGACTTAATTTCATACAATTTTCAATAGTATGAATTGTTGGTAAACGTGGTACACGTCCAGTATAtgctaataatattaattgattaacaCACATAATCATTTCTTGTATTAAATatggacattttttaataatatattgacgATCTTTTTCAAGTGTATCAGGATTTAATTGTATACGTGATAAATGTGCATGTATTATTGCACGTGCTTTTATACTATAAAGATGACATAATGgtgtttctttatttttttcacctaaatttggtaattttttaattaatgatggtACCTCATCATTATCTGATTGACGTTCAATAATTTCTTGATTAGCACCTTTACAAAATTCATATGATGCTGCTAATATCATTAGACAACGTTTtaatgctgttgttgatgtcaTTGAATATAAACCCCAATAAACTTGTGTTGTTGCAAGTAATACTTGATCACCAGTATAACGTATACTTTTATACCACCACATACCAACAGCTGTTGGTAATGCAACCATAAATACTAATGCATAAAGACCAAGTACCcatactgaattttttttttcaacaatccATGATGGTAATGCTATACCAAAACTCATTGCACCTGGTCCATCTGGATTACCATATTTTTCCCAATTTTTACGTGCCTCATCATCAGTCAATGCTTGATAAgctattataaacaaaaaaaataataattttttatactcaacAACCTTGCgttagtaatatttatttatttatttaccttttgtTAATATCATAAAGGCTTTTTCATCACCAGTTTCTTTGTCAGGATGAAGAACAAGTGATAATTTACGATATGCTCTTTTAATTTCACGTTCACTTGAACCctgcaattaaattttcattattttattgtctataaatatatgtattaatagCTAATTATCATGTTAATCTTACTGTTGATACACCAAGTATTTCATAAGGATCAAAGTTCGACATTTCAGCATCATACTGTGATACTTTATAAGCTAATAATGCCAATACAATCCAAcaaattatgatgaataattttctataataaatcaacaaaacaaaataacaattaattaattatttttttttctagtatttaataataattttatatacttacaGTAATCTTGATCTTGTTTCTTTCCATGGATtatttaatagtaatatttcttttttttttatacatcctGAACAACGACATTCACGTTCTTCTTCATCTGGATCTATttagagttaaaaaaaattattaaatttaattatttttatcatttaaatgtttaatgataataaaagttaataataataagctttaaataaataataaaacatgacATACTTATTCAACATCAACAGatgtcagaaaaaaaaaaaaaacgaaaatgtaaatatataattgtgtagagataattattaataattaataaacaaacctCGTTTTTGTGAACGTGGCCATAGATAATATGTACCAGGTACAAGCACCAATGccaaaaatgacaataaaaaataaaaaaatgttacacCACTCTCGTCATACTGAAATTTTTGTCCACTCATAActcattcaatataaaaacaacaatattttataaattaataattattaattgtttatattaattgaatatatatataaaaatactttaatgtttattatttatgtgacaattattttatatattcatattccgtgtatgttttttttaatttcttgtcttgttgaatttttttttggttgatgAAACATGCAGGTTTTGAGGTTATGTTACGGTATTTCTTCCACTTTGGAGCAATTTCGGTAACGCTATTGCCAACTcagcatatatatacatacacacgTAAACAATAATGccgtttataataataaataaaataaatataaaaaaatgatgatgatgatgaatttaatgagCAACAATGAGGAAGAGTAAAGATAGACAAACAAACTGAATTACAAtcactttttttctattacaaaaaaacaatttaaatcaaataaaaatgaaaaaaattgttgttgatatagtcaataatacttttaacaataataataattaacttgttaataaaaaaaacattataaaattataaaaagacaattaattaatatttaatcgttttttttttgtttaaactttttttttttttaatttttaattgaatcatttaatagtaattatttatttataataataaattttgtaaggCTGTTAAAGCTCAATATATTGTTGAATCataatgtattaataattgtgtaaattttaatgtcaatatttagttgattaattatcgaaaaattattgttttttttttttctttttaaatatttcccGCGGTCGgccatttttatcaattttcattattatttactctCCCTCTCTCTCGCTCTctcttctctttttattttgttgtttagaGTTTTAGACCTGTCTGTTtacatttgttaataaaaataaatttaaattgtataaataaataacaaatatttgcTAAATTATGAAACAACTTTTGTGAGACATCcaggttttttttcaaattattaatttggtGGGctgtaaaataaacaatattattaataaacaaataaatctttaaattgttttattgatattaattaacaatgacATCATTAATGTCATTAAATATACCTGAATTGCATAAGGAACTTCAACATGTACATCAAAAATTATCTGAAAgagaaataatattcaatcgaggtaaaaaaaaaatcgacgaAGGAATTGcagatattattaattcacaTCAAATGCCCGTTTATTCAAAAGGTAAttaacatacaaaaaaaaaaaaaacattacaacaacaaaaaacatataataataatctactTTACAAATTACAGATTTTTtggataattataaaaaacttttgtcaattgttgaaaatataaaaaaagaaaaaacaaaaattcaatctaatgatgaaattaattttgatgactTTGATGATGATCTTGAAATGCCTGAATTTGAAGAAGATTTAAATcttaattatagaaaaaaaactaattcaaTTGATAGCCAACAAGAAACACCAGGAATTGTTGAAAGTacacaatttgaaaaaataaaaaatccaacaataatagcacttgaaaaaaatttaaataatttacgtaaaaataatacattaaaaacaaaaattaataattcacaatcaccatcaacatcaaaacAACCAAgtagtcaaaataataaattaattttaaataaaactcatgctgatataaaaataacaaatggtAAAATATCAAGACAAACAAAGTTATCATTTCAATCAGTTAAAAAACAAGATATTAATTCattgcataataaaaaaaatgtattggatgatgatattaatcctgatgattttgatgttgatgaaacATTTTTCGAAAAACCATTAACAATGGAAGTACAATTGTcgcttaataataataaaaaaattccaaatgttgatgatattattgatgttacaccaaaaaattcaatgaaaaaaaaaagtaaattgaatattataaaatcagttgatgaaaaaaaaaatcttgatacatcaattgaagataatattgatgattttaataattcaacaacacaattatcattaaataaaacaaaaaaatcaccaagtaaaaataatgaaattgatttatttgaagattcaaattcatcatcattttttacagCAACTGAGAGTAATAAATCACCAGTAAAATCCACTAAAgttaaaacaacaaaagtgcctaaaaaaaatgttattaataaaggTTTTAAAGTAGTTGCTGAAAATGTAAGATTTGATTCATCAAGTGATGATATGGATGAGACATATTGTCCACGAGCtgaaagtttattaaaaaataataataaaaatttaacatctgTTAATGGTAAACGTAAAGTAAATGATGTTATAGAAACagttaaaacaaaagaaaatatagatATTAATCCTCTTGATATTGATCCTGGTGATGGTTGGGATACTGAATTATCACTTGAAAAATGGCAAACATCAACATCACCaccaaagaaaaaacaacaattaaatagttATGATTtgtaagttataaattatttatttataaaaaattaattaatttatattaatatgttattattatttatagtgtaccagaaagaaaaaaagcaagTCCAAAATTTGCATGTAAAGGACCAGTTGTACGTAAAAAAGCAGAacgtcaaaaattaaatggctGGTCTTGCAAGGATTGTGAAAAGTGGTATGAAAATATGGATTTAGATGAAAAAGAATTACAAAAACGTAAAAATTCATGTTCACGTCATCGttctaaatttaatgaacGTTATGATACACCACCTGGTTTTTGGGATATAGGATTTTCAAGTCCAATGGAATCAAGTCAAGAGActctttgaataataaattatttgcatcattgttaaatttatcatcaacaaaaaacaccaacaacatttgaattaaattcatatgattaaattaaattaattgcattcattatttattagatatttctaattgattaattaactagttaattaattgtaaataaaaatagttagttaacaatttgaaaaaataaatttcatatatttttatagaaaacttttttctttttgaatatttaaatgtaatttttaagttGTACGTtgaataaaagtttaaattattataaatattagttttttatcaaattgtattaaattaaactttgAATCAGCCATGTTATTTGATACTTTTTGCCGCcatttaataagaaaaaaaaaatcgtctcATGAAATTTCACCGAAATTTGTTGCCGGCATGTTGAAATAcacacacaaataaaaaataataataacaattaacaatttataaattaatgtataaaaaaaattatacatttaacaaataaaatataaatatttatgtgaaaaatatatacttaatattaataaatgaagaaaatataaaaataaaataaattattttaacaaacataatattataattaataaacaaaaaaaaataacaatttaattgtttataataattaaaaaatatggaatTTGCAAGACGACTATTATGTAGATCATTTTacataaacaaaacaatattaaaatcacaaattcgtaacaggtaaataaattttataaattataacctcaaaaaattgtaacaaaaagaaaaaaaataatgaaattaattaattaatgttaatttgtttaaattacagTAGCAATAAAAATGGATTGAATATTGatccaaaaatatttatgtcattgcaaaataatacaaatgatataaaaacaataaacaatgaaattgttgaaaatgcAATTGGAACAACtgatgaattatcatcatacATTGGACTTGCACGTGAATTTGCATGTGATAGTTCAACAGAACATCcatatgttgataaattaaaaagagtacaaatgatattatttgatttaaataatacaatatcaagatcaagtgttaaaaataaaattgatttatttgaaaataaacatACGAAAGATCTTGATGAATGGATTACTGAATATTCAAATCAATTACCACCAGCTGAAGATTACATTATACcggtaaatatattattatttaaaaaaagaaaaacagacaaagatttatcaataacatcaatatttttttgttaacaggGTGGTGGAAAAGCATCAGCATCACTTCATGTTGCTAGATCAATATGTCAACGTGCTGAAAGAAATGTTAAACCACTTGTTGAAAGTGGTGTTATTGATAAAGAAGCACAAAATTATCTCAAtcatttatctaattttttattaactgcATCAAGAATTGCTGCAAAATGCGATCAACgtactgaaaatatttatataccacGTGCTGATGTTCCAGAtgacaaacaataataattttaaaaagactATATTATCCTATTAAtgaacatttttaaaaagtagaatcaaattgtaaaatattaataattaaaaaaacaaacgttAGAATAatagtttgtaatttttaaattttctttgtaaatttatttctttttctcttaGATTTCTTATTAGTAAaattagatgatttttttttttctttttgtgtatattattactaattaataaaaacaaattttcaatcatttttttccatttatttattatttatttatttgttataaattgaaaaaaaaaaaaaaaaaaatgtatatgttttatattattattattatttttcttattattaacaaaaaaaagggaaattaaagaaaaaaattcagaaccAGCTGTGGATGATTATtgagtattaaattatttaaaaattttattaattaataaattattcaagtaatTCATCACCCTCAGTTATTTCTTTaagatttaataattcaagtacACCTTGTCCTTTTGTTTCAGTTCTaactaaatcatcaataacacGATATTGACCAGGatcaattaaacaaattaaattaacagtaCCAGAAtcccaattttcattttcaagttttttagataatttaacaatattatcacGTAATTTACGTGCATCTTTACCATGTATTATAACACGTAAACGCATTTGTGCTCTTTCAAGttccataatattttttaattgtggtATTATATCTAATGCTTGTTGCTTAGCATTTCTATTTTGTTTAACTGAATAATGTATATCTTTCATAGCTTTTTCAATCATTGTTACTGGATATGGCCTTTTTGTAACTGGATTAACACATTTTTCAGCAATTGTTGTTGCAATATCTTTAAACATTAACTCAAGTGCTGCATGACGTTCTTTTTCTGATACTTGAAATTCACCTTTATCAAGTATTTCTTTACATATATCTGTTACATTACATGTACCAAAtgcttttaataaatcatcctTACTTGCAGACCTTCCTTTTGATACACTCATAAATACATCATGTATTTGCAGTacttcatcaatatttttttctctaaaaataaattaattaaaaaagttatcattatcatattattattattattatttaataacaaataagtAATACGTACAATCCCTTTCTCCatgatacaattttatttttgtagcaTGCAATttcaaattgtattttatttttttttattctaacaaCAGCAATATTTGTATGTCTTTTTTGATTTGTTGGATCAAATATTTTCGAcattattgttgattattttgtttaatttgtcAAACTTTCTCACTTTATCTAGACTTTTCTTGAAGATTATCCAAGCTGATTAAaaacagtaataataatttttttccttttcttcAATCTTCACCTAACCTCACTTACTGTTTTATCAACtgcagatattttatttttatataaagaaaaatactaatctaaaacaaatttttttctctgtataaatattataagcctctaattatttattaataaatatttatattagtaacacaaaaaaaagttcaagaaTCACAGCTGTTCATAGCAGCCATATTGTCTAAAATCACGTGGTGTGTTTACGCCCCCCTTTCCACCCTACCCCACCCCTCTCTACATTGGTAATTACCAAATTGTTGATTGTGTCATTAAtggggttttttttaatacaatttggtgattataatgaaaaaatccacttgggttttttaaatttatagaaatttcaTTAAAGTAACTGGGTCGTAAGTATGAATCACCCACCAACGTGTACCATTTAGCACCAGAACCACTGACTTCATAGTGAGTACCACATTTGACACACAAAAAGTAGGAACCAGTTGTTGTCTTGTTGATCAtccaacaatttaataaatttataaaaatggatAATAATCTATCAAATATTCCATTAATTGCTTTGTCTgatgaaacgaaaaaaattgtatcaaatttattaaatccaataaaaacaattccTGTAAAAGATTCAACATTAACAAGGTAAAATTATTAggtttaatattgttatttattattgattttaatattgttaattacaTCAACAGAGATTGGCGTGCTCTTGCTCATTTTTGTGGTACAACTGCTGAGGTCATACCAGTATACAGTAGCAAAGATGATCCAACAAATgagatattaaatattatgatacaaaaaaaattgacaattcaatttttaatagaatGTCTTGAAGAAATTGATAGATGGgatgttattgatgatattaaatcaaatattgaaaatgatttattagaGTATCATAGAAGAATTAATGCTAAAGATCCAGTTGTTCTTGATAAAGAATTACAACCACATCTTTTAACAAAAGGTAAattgctatttttattattaaattagcaataaatatattcattttaataaattattacagaTGATGTACTGCGagcatatgaaaaaaaaaaacttaaaaaatatcaaacattttttttatatcatcatagagataataaatttgcagCATATATACGTAATGGTTTGGAAAAACTTTATAATGTTAGTATATGTGATAGAACACGTGATTTAATAAGAGATGACTTGGATACAATAAAAAGAGTAATTGATGAAAGATGCGTTAATGTATTAGTACtaatgtcaaataattttataaatgatgaaaTGACTGAAACAATATTAacgtatattgaaaaaattaaaaaaaaaataacaccaCTTGCATGTACTAGATTTACATCACGTGTACCAAGAGCATTAGAAAGtacagtttttttaaattatgatatttattataaacaatcaaatgaaattggtttttggaaaaaattagcaataaatatacatataactgATAAAGATTTACGTGATGGAAATATAGTTATTGAAacatatgaattttttgatgaagatttacaatcaaataaatcaaactcAACAGTTGATCGTTATGTTCCACTTATTGAAAATGAACCAATAAATAATCCacatgaagaaataaaaaatgatgataatgtggATGAAATTAATCATGATAATTCAGATGATAGTAATCATGATACACaacaattaacaacaattgaaaaagttaaaaaaatatgttgttttttttggccttttaaaaaaaaaaaaatagtttcatcagattcaattgattcaacagaaaataaacttactaatggaataattaatagaacaattagtttaaaatctgttaatgatgataaaacatcatttaaaaaaaaaatttgttcaatttttgttaataataacaataataataaaaatttaattgatgaaagATTAAATGAAGATGGTGAATCATCAACTTTAACAACTATTGGTCCAgatagtgataataataataataatgatgatgatgatgatttaataaaaaatagcaaacAAAGTGATGATAAAGTTGATGAAAAAGTTGGTCTAGCTGGTCCAAGTGATGagtcaattaatttaccatCCATTAGTTCAGTTCCTGATCTGAATGATGACcttttaaagaataaaaaaaatatctacgaATGTTtgagctgaaaaaaaattaatgatctttttaaataagtgtttaataatttttgtaagtttattaaaaaatacttgttagtttttaattattattttttttgtaaatttataaatataaaatttttttaattaaaaagagtataattttatttattcatttttaaaccttgaacttgaattttttaaggcaaatttttataaattgcgatgataaaattaacctaaagaaaaaattatttgataacaaaattaacaatagatttttaaaaatgtcatcaGCTGAAAATTCAAGATATTATCGTAATATTTATCCAGATTTTTGTGATGataatgctaaaaatataattaacattactgaaaataaagtaagaaatttgttaatttgataatttaaaataataactaataataaattaataaaccattacagattgatgaaaaatttaaagaaaaattatgtaaaaaaattgatgattatttattaataatcgaaaaaaattcaaaagaatgGAATCATCgaaatgataattcaatttatactgGAAATATtggagttatttttttatattattttcttggaaCGAAATTAAATAGACAAGAATTAATAGATGTatgttaacaattaatttttcataaaagtcttttatatgtattttaatttgacaCTTAATTATCCATAGAAAgctgaaaatttattgaaaaaaataccaaaagaaaatgattcaatgaaaaaatatatttcttttctaATTGGGATTCCTGGTGTATACATAACAACAGCACTCATTCAAAAAGCTACCAatcaagatgaaataaaaattaaaacaactattgaaaagtaattattatatttataaatatatttcaaattaattatattgtataatttttttgtttgacagattgaatgaattattaaatcatacaATTTCACAAAATGTTGATGAGTTACTTTACGGTAAATCTGGCTATCTTTATTCACttctttatacaaaaaaaaatatatcaaatgatttaattaaagatAAAGATATCAAAGCATTGATTaacaaattgttaattaatggaaaaaaatattcaagtgataataatttcgaAGCACCATTGATGTACAGTTGGCATGATAAAGAATACCTAGGTGGTGCACATGGTCTTGctggaatattatttattctattacaagtacgaaaaaattatttataaattatttaattgccTTTATAATTAGTAgagtttattgatttatttatttgttaaattaggCACGTGAATATTTGAATgaagatgatttaaaaaattatattgaaccAACAATtcgttatttaattaaaacgaGATTTCCCTCTGGTAATTTTCCATCGTCAGTTGATAATGATAGAGATAGACTTGTTCATTGGTGTCATGGAGCTCCTTCAATGACTATGCTCTTCACAACTGCTCACCAggtatcattaaaaaatcacgAGAACTTGAGAATTTCGAATttcgtatttttataaaatcgaaatgattgtgtttctatttaaatttataacaaagaTCTTCTTTTTCTAATAGGTTTTTGGAAAAGATGAATACTTGAATATTGCCAAAGAATGTGGTGATGTTATTTGGAAACgtggattattaaaaaaaggcTGTGGTTTATGTCATGGAGTTGCTGGTAAtgcatattcatttttatgtcTCTACAATTATACAaaggtaattaattttaatattccaatcacaattaacaaatcaatcaattaattttatatttttcaggaaTTAAAGTATCTTTATTATGCATGTAAATTTGCTGAATGGTGTTTCGATTATGAATTTCATCAAGAACGTATTCCAGATCGACCATATTCACTTTTTGaaggtaaataaattagaataaatatttaatatcatttaattatttttaatttacaaaattttaaggtCTTGCTGGTGTAATCTATTTTTTGGCTGATCTGTTGAACCCAACATCAGCAAAATTTCCTGGATACGagctttaaaaatacatacattaaaaatcatcatttcttttaattatttttcttatctatttattaatgattgtattatcaattaatgataaaaatatataacctCATTACTCTTAagacatttttataaaagccATTTCAATCAACTGCAAACTGAGTTAAtaaaacattcaaaaaaaatgtcaataattAAAGCATTTGCATCAAAAAGAGTTGTTttagaaaattcaacaattccAGCAATAATATtagttgaaaatgaaataataattgatattattaatggattgattgatgatgaaaaagtaaatttaataaataaatataaaaatattataattgaagATTTTGGTGAGCTTGTTTTGATGGCTGGAATTGTTGATAGTCATGTACATTTAAATGAACCTGGAAGAACAGAATGGGAAGGTTTTAAAACTGGTACAATAGCAGCAGCTGCTGGTGGTGTTACAACTGTTATTGACATGCCTCTGTaagtaaattatcaaaacgtacataattaaatcaattaaagttaattttaattttttaaaagtaattcattaccaccaacaacaacattgAATggacttgaattaaaaaaacaatcagcaaaagataatatatttattgatgttggATTTTGGGGTGGAATTATACCTGGTAATATTAAAGAATTAAAACCAATGATTCAAGCTGGTGTTTGTGGTTTTAAGTGTTTTCTTTGTCCAAGTGGTGCTGAAGAATTTCCTCATGTTGAATATTCTGATATTGAAAAAGCTATTGATGAACTTGATAATACAAATTCTGTGATACtggtattatttaattttacatttgctatatttaatataaacttTTCATTCGAAATGATTATTTAGTTTCATGCAGAGTTGGAAGAAAACATTGACATTGATGGCTTGGATACAAAATCTTATGATACTTTCTTAAAAACTAGACCATCAAGTATGGAAATAAATGccattaaaatgattattcaactttttcaaaactcaaagtaattatttaaataaataagattagaaaaaaatcacaggCCACTTGTTTGTACAAATattgattcatttaaattaatttttttcttcagggTCAGATGTCATATTGTGCATTTATCAGCATCAGATgcacttgaaattttaaaaattgctaaagaaaaaaatgcattattaAGTGTTGAAACttgtcatcattatttatcaattgttgcTGAAGAAATACCACCAAAATCAACACAATTTAAATGTTGTCCTCCAATTAGAAGCTCAAATAATCGTgtaattattctaaaaaaaaaaaaaacttataaataaatataagaacatgataataagataaataaaattttat from Aphidius gifuensis isolate YNYX2018 linkage group LG5, ASM1490517v1, whole genome shotgun sequence includes:
- the LOC122857278 gene encoding translocation protein SEC63 homolog, whose product is MSGQKFQYDESGVTFFYFLLSFLALVLVPGTYYLWPRSQKRDPDEEERECRCSGCIKKKEILLLNNPWKETRSRLLKLFIIICWIVLALLAYKVSQYDAEMSNFDPYEILGVSTGSSEREIKRAYRKLSLVLHPDKETGDEKAFMILTKAYQALTDDEARKNWEKYGNPDGPGAMSFGIALPSWIVEKKNSVWVLGLYALVFMVALPTAVGMWWYKSIRYTGDQVLLATTQVYWGLYSMTSTTALKRCLMILAASYEFCKGANQEIIERQSDNDEVPSLIKKLPNLGEKNKETPLCHLYSIKARAIIHAHLSRIQLNPDTLEKDRQYIIKKCPYLIQEMIMCVNQLILLAYTGRVPRLPTIHTIENCMKLSPMIVQGFWQFTNPLLQLPHIEEEHLKYFLSKKRKIKSLQQLAQLKGDERRQILRNFNDDEYDNIMKVLGNMPFIDFKVQSEVIDDDNPTVYTAEAIVTVTVTLIRKNMRELFGDETIKENINDDDDEGGKSGNGNGNANDDNNDTVTNTNDEQNTLNKKSSNAPAWLKQKRGQKKLNKKGKQKIGKKIITPKLIGNKIMNNNNNNKIDDDKNDDLTKDKTDSSDSDGESEKSGGGGGGGDDDNVIDEKKEDTTPEDDDAEWDKFQQRIAKREKVLGRSNVSHKVHCPLFPDVKQEYWWVYICDRKSHTLLTSPVHVTSLIDIEEVQLRFTAPTWPGVYTFSVCLRSDSYLGFYQTQDIKLDVKEAPAIPTQHPQWDISDEEEPEDADAADEHSEYTTDEDISDNE
- the LOC122857339 gene encoding corrinoid adenosyltransferase-like — translated: MEFARRLLCRSFYINKTILKSQIRNSSNKNGLNIDPKIFMSLQNNTNDIKTINNEIVENAIGTTDELSSYIGLAREFACDSSTEHPYVDKLKRVQMILFDLNNTISRSSVKNKIDLFENKHTKDLDEWITEYSNQLPPAEDYIIPGGGKASASLHVARSICQRAERNVKPLVESGVIDKEAQNYLNHLSNFLLTASRIAAKCDQRTENIYIPRADVPDDKQ
- the LOC122857332 gene encoding ribosome maturation protein SBDS; translated protein: MSKIFDPTNQKRHTNIAVVRIKKNKIQFEIACYKNKIVSWRKGLEKNIDEVLQIHDVFMSVSKGRSASKDDLLKAFGTCNVTDICKEILDKGEFQVSEKERHAALELMFKDIATTIAEKCVNPVTKRPYPVTMIEKAMKDIHYSVKQNRNAKQQALDIIPQLKNIMELERAQMRLRVIIHGKDARKLRDNIVKLSKKLENENWDSGTVNLICLIDPGQYRVIDDLVRTETKGQGVLELLNLKEITEGDELLE
- the LOC122857299 gene encoding probable ATP-dependent helicase PF08_0048; its protein translation is MDNNLSNIPLIALSDETKKIVSNLLNPIKTIPVKDSTLTRDWRALAHFCGTTAEVIPVYSSKDDPTNEILNIMIQKKLTIQFLIECLEEIDRWDVIDDIKSNIENDLLEYHRRINAKDPVVLDKELQPHLLTKDDVLRAYEKKKLKKYQTFFLYHHRDNKFAAYIRNGLEKLYNVSICDRTRDLIRDDLDTIKRVIDERCVNVLVLMSNNFINDEMTETILTYIEKIKKKITPLACTRFTSRVPRALESTVFLNYDIYYKQSNEIGFWKKLAINIHITDKDLRDGNIVIETYEFFDEDLQSNKSNSTVDRYVPLIENEPINNPHEEIKNDDNVDEINHDNSDDSNHDTQQLTTIEKVKKICCFFWPFKKKKIVSSDSIDSTENKLTNGIINRTISLKSVNDDKTSFKKKICSIFVNNNNNNKNLIDERLNEDGESSTLTTIGPDSDNNNNNDDDDDLIKNSKQSDDKVDEKVGLAGPSDESINLPSISSVPDLNDDLLKNKKNIYECLS
- the LOC122857309 gene encoding glutathione S-transferase LANCL1, which encodes MSSAENSRYYRNIYPDFCDDNAKNIINITENKIDEKFKEKLCKKIDDYLLIIEKNSKEWNHRNDNSIYTGNIGVIFLYYFLGTKLNRQELIDKAENLLKKIPKENDSMKKYISFLIGIPGVYITTALIQKATNQDEIKIKTTIEKLNELLNHTISQNVDELLYGKSGYLYSLLYTKKNISNDLIKDKDIKALINKLLINGKKYSSDNNFEAPLMYSWHDKEYLGGAHGLAGILFILLQAREYLNEDDLKNYIEPTIRYLIKTRFPSGNFPSSVDNDRDRLVHWCHGAPSMTMLFTTAHQVFGKDEYLNIAKECGDVIWKRGLLKKGCGLCHGVAGNAYSFLCLYNYTKELKYLYYACKFAEWCFDYEFHQERIPDRPYSLFEGLAGVIYFLADLLNPTSAKFPGYEL